A region of the Callithrix jacchus isolate 240 chromosome 10, calJac240_pri, whole genome shotgun sequence genome:
ACCTCTTCCAGCAGGACAGAGCTGGGATGGAAGCTGATTTTAGGTTTGACAAAATAACGTTAGCTTCAGCCAACAAGGCCGGGAGTGTCAGTGAAGggcaaggaaaagggaaagggggaaGTGGAATGCTGGCTTTTCAGGTGTTACTTGGCCAAATCTAAAGCACGGCAACTTTAGGAATTTCAGGTAATTGTCCCCATTGTTAGATTCCAGGCACCCACAGGTTAGAGTGCCACATAAGGTCAATTAAAAAGAACGAAATAAAGCAAAAATCCATGTGCATTTATCTTTCTCCTTCTGGTCTGTGCTTCATCCTATAGGAATGGGAGATGAATCTGAGAATCCCCAAAAAGGTGAAGAGATGTAGAAGGAGAGAAGAGGTACAGAGGTGCCCAGTAGGTGACTAGGCATTAGAGGGACAGAAAGGGTCTGGAATGGCTCCAGTTTAAGAGTGCAGGATGGACCCTGAAGGGCAGATTATAAGGACCGTATACAAGAGTGAAAGTCAGGCAAATTTcagatatgttttatttctctgtgccAGTACAGTCAATGAAGAAGTTGTCGTGGAAGATAATTATCCTGGTGAGTATCAAGAGGACCTGTCTGATCATCTCAGTCTTGATAATGTTTCGCTTTTTCCTATTCCTccacctttctttctcctcccattTTTCAAGCTAAAACTCCTGAGACCATAAACCCCAGCCATTATCTTGGTTTAGTGCATTTTCATAGAGGCAGATGTTCATGCTTGATGGGCTCTGGCAAAGCCCTCTGGCTCTAGGCAGACTTCTAACCCAAAAGGAGAGATGGGTTCTTTCATGGTAGTGCCATCTTTTCTTACTTCTCTTTCCCCACTCTCCTACCAAGTGATAGAAATTGCTCAGTGTAGTATGTGGCACTTCCAGTTCTCAGGAGAAGTGTGCTCCAGAAGAAGAGGAGCACGGCATCAATGGAAGAGTGCTGCATGTTTGGGAGTGTTTGGGAGGATTTGGGAGGATTTCCAAAAGGAAGTAATGGGCGGAGGAAGTAGACAGGGACATATCGGCCATGACAGAAATGGGGGGCCTTACTTTACTTTTACTACAGGGAGTCCCGCGCCTGGGCTGGCTATTTTTTCACCCCAGTCATATACCATAATGGAAAACAGATGGAGGTGGTCACTAAGGAGGGTGGGGCCCTACAGCTAAGGAATTAGTATTTTAAGAAGCctgaagaaaacagaggagaataaacCAAGGTGAGAGAACAGGCATAACCTATGCTCAATGAGTAACAGTGAGTTGTTGAGGTGGGAAGGGGGTTTTTGGCCTTTGTGCCTACCTGGGCTTCCCTAATCTGTGGAAACAGAAGGGTCAGGGTCATCGGTAGACTCTGGCTGAATTGCCCTGGATGGTTAAGACAAGGCATCatgatttctctttttccacCCTTTGTGCTAAGTTATCTCTTGGCATTTATAACCCTCACTTAAACCAGTGTTAAGATTCTCAGTAGAAACCCCCAGCTCTGGCAATCCCTGAATTACTGCTCTCTTTACTGCCCTGCCCGCCATAATCATTTTAGGCTGCCCCATCACTGCCTTTCTTTTGGGAAGCTCCAACTTGCAACATCTTCCAGTTCTTTACATTTGAATAACGGAGCTTTGAACTACACAACGTTGTTCTTATATGTTGGTGTGGTCTAAAGAAAAGGTTTTTTGCAGAAGTTTCACGGCCAGGCTTTCTgatctgttttttcttccttccacagGGAATGGTACTCCCCTGTTAATCGTCATGGGCTGCCAAAAGAACCGTGCTGATGTAAAAGGCATAAGGTGGAGTGTCTATTTTGTGAACTTCAGGGGCTGCAGGGGCTACGACCTTTGCAATGAAGACTTTTAGAAGTTGATGGTTCTTCTGTGACTCCAATTTCTGGGTGAGGTTGTTGCCTTAGCCTCTTCACAATGActttctaaacacacacacacacacacacacacacgctacaGAAGATGAGTGCAAACAGGTCTCCACTTTCTGCACATGAATGGAAAATCCCTCTGCTTTTCTACTCCGTGTTGCgcctcaaaataagtaaataaataacctgGAGAGCAAGAACAAGATCAGTGTATCCTGCAGGTTGCTACAAACCCTAGCACTTTCACTTCATAACCTATTTgttcagaaaaggagaaaaaggatagtttaattttgaaaaagaatcccttcctctctcccctgctCCTGTCGTTCCTTCTGTGGcaggatattttaatatttttcatgtttttttcctctctgtgttaCCATTCTTATCTCATTCCAAAGAAAGTACGTAACTGTGGCCTGAAGGGAGGGCGAGTGGCAACATAAAAAGAAGTGGCTGGAGTATTCTTGGAGTTTGTTCATGAATGCTGATCCCAGGGTGAGGAGACGACTGGGACACAGGAAGGAAGCTGCACCAGAACCAtgaacagagaaagactgtctacCTTTTAGAATCAGACTGTTTGGGGTTGGGGTTTGGAGAATAGAAGCAGATGAATAGAGATAGTGCCTGCATCCTGCTTCCCTGGCAAACTCACAAGGAGGCATCAACCTCTCGACAGGGAACAGCTTCAGGATACTTCAGGATACTTCCAGAGGACAGAACCACCAGCAGCAACACAAATATTCCCATGCCTGGAGCATGACATGAAGGAAGCTGAGAACTGTGGGGTTTGAGGAAGCCATATGAGTCTGGCCACTAGATATCTTATCAGCCACTTGTGTGGACAGATGTCCCATGACCCCAGATGCCTCTCCCACCCCTACCTTTATCTCACACACACTTGAGCTTTCCACTCTGTATAACTCACACCCTGGAGAAAAATGGCAGTTTGACTGAATATGTTCCCAAGGGTAGAGGCTGATTTCTAACAAAACTTGTAGAATGAAGCCTGGAAAGAGTGATGAATTATATtacattatgtaaatataataataaagaaagatatcttcttttttttttctgatggagtctccctctgtcaccaggctggagtacggtggcactatctcagctcactgcaacttctgcctcccgggttcaagcaattctcctgcctcagcctcccgagtacatgggactacaggtgcccaccaccacacccagctaatttttcttgtattttactagagagtgggtttcaccatgttggccaggatggtcttgatctcctgacctcgtgatctgccagccttggcctcccaaagtgctgggattacaggtgtgagccactgcgcccagccactacCTTTCTTCTATACACaaattgtgttctttctctctcctccaaacCCTTCCTAATTCCTTTAACAAACATGTATCCAAAGCATACTATGTTCCAGGTACTGCTACACCCTGCTATGTATACAGCATCATAATCCCTATTCTCATGGAGCTTAGACTAACGGGAGAGACAGATCTTAAGTAAATAATAGTAACAGCTTCCTCTTATATGACAGTTACTATGTGAGAGGTACTGTTATAAACCCTTTTTATCTTCTGTCTCATTTACTCTTCACACAAACCTGAGAGTCATACGATTCCCCACGTAGGTcagtcagaaaacaaaaacatcaccaGTCATTTTTACAGAGACTTTAAAATTAGGAATGGTTAACCAGGTATTGGAGGACACAAAAAGCCAAAGGAAGATATTGAGTTAACAAAGACAGAAATTGCAAGAAGTTGCTAAAACCTGTAGGTCTAGGGAAACACGGAAAATGTCAGAGGTCCATACTTCTAAggtctaattaattaatttaattacttagttaaataattcattaatttaaaagcGTGAACAAGGGGCCTCCCTGAAGATAAAATGCAGACCTCTAGGGAAGGGGTACTGTTCAGATGGTGCTGGCATTTGTGAGGCACCAGAAGCTGGTTCTGAAAATATAGGGGGAAAACCATGGGACAAAACCAACTGTAGCTCTGAAGCCAGCTGCCACTGCCCAGGTGAAAAGCTGtcaagaagaagagaaagcaaacGGGAAAAGTGCTTCCCTTGTCCGGCCTGCCCGTCTCCCTCCAGCACTCCCTGTTGGCAGAATTTAACAAGGATCCAGCTTGCAATGACCACTGTCATAAAGCAGAGTATAGAAGTGTGAACCTAAAACGGAGATGCAATCATTTAACAACCGGCTTAATCACACCTTTGGCCATTCAAATCTGTACATACCTTTTTATAAGATTTTGAACTCCATTAAACAAGAAAGACAACTTTATGCTTTTGCCCAGTGAGATGCATTTATCCTCCA
Encoded here:
- the PATE1 gene encoding prostate and testis expressed protein 1, giving the protein MDRSILLELPILLFCFRVIEIAQCSMWHFQFSGEVCSRRRGARHQWKSAAWNGTPLLIVMGCQKNRADVKGIRWSVYFVNFRGCRGYDLCNEDF